Proteins from one Penaeus vannamei isolate JL-2024 chromosome 8, ASM4276789v1, whole genome shotgun sequence genomic window:
- the LOC113811270 gene encoding uncharacterized protein, producing MGPDRHRRFVVLILVSLFFLVTSWLEEEASESGQGIRATVRIAARRLSRAIGGAEDRKHGRGQRKGDRPLLDDEDEDNDGFINSLYRDDDDDDDKDDDRPSYAKSFRAKSRMYVRTATFHFDLYSCLPRFICEVHAQPPGADLTELEKDIIALFRNYVVMEGPGSPVYSYQLAAHMGQLATGIDPSPCHGLYPSCPLSRPQLLDVLRNVRSSKRMFY from the exons ATGGGCCCAGATCGACACAGGCGGTTCGTGGTGTTGATTTTGGTGTCTTTGTTTTTCCTCGTGACGTCATGGCTGGAGGAGGAGGCCAGCGAATCAGGGCAGGGGATACGAGCCACCGTTAGG ATAGCAGCCAGACGACTCAGCCGGGCCATCGGAGGCGCTGAAGACAGGAAGCACGGCAGGGGGCAGCGCAAGGGAGACAGACCCCTTTTGGACGACGAGGACGAAGACAACGACGGCTTCATCAACAGCTTGTACcgcgacgacgatgacgacgacgacaaggATGACGACAGACCATCTTATGCGAAATCCTTCCGGGCGAAATCGC GGATGTACGTGAGAACGGCCACCTTCCACTTCGACCTCTACTCCTGCCTCCCGAGGTTCATCTGCGAAGTCCACGCTCAGCCTCCGGGCGCCGATCTCACCGAACTGGAGAAGGACATCATCGCTCTCTttag GAACTACGTCGTGATGGAAGGGCCCGGTTCCCCCGTCTATTCCTACCAGCTGGCGGCACACATGGGCCAGCTGGCGACAGGGATAGATCCTTCCCCTTGCCACGGCCTCTACCCGTCCTGCCCGCTGTCCCGACCCCAGTTGCTTGACGTCCTCAGGAACGTTCGGAGTTCGAAGAGGATGTTCTATTAA